Proteins found in one Acinetobacter sp. XH1741 genomic segment:
- a CDS encoding ParA family protein has product MLTRVVFNQKGGVGKSSITVNLAAISAKHGFRTLVIDLDPQANSSQYLLGEEATYAADKTVLEPNIENFFEDVLGNNQQKGLIGNAIGSILKAPRNKDIDSFVHSTPFAKLDVLPASPTLGSLEHTLESKHKIYKLRDSIQSLVGRYDRIYIDTPPAFNFFTLSALIAADKVLIPFDCDVFSKRALQTLIENVLETQDDHNDRLEIEGIVVNQFQSQAKLPREVVQQLKDEGLPVLNSMLPPSILMKESHQKNLPLAHLAPEHKLTQSYEALFGEIEPKR; this is encoded by the coding sequence ATGTTAACTCGTGTGGTGTTTAACCAAAAAGGCGGTGTAGGGAAATCAAGTATTACTGTAAATTTGGCTGCAATTAGTGCCAAACATGGCTTTAGGACCTTGGTTATCGATCTTGATCCTCAAGCCAACTCTAGCCAATACCTTTTAGGCGAAGAAGCAACCTATGCTGCTGATAAAACAGTTTTAGAACCAAATATTGAAAACTTTTTTGAAGATGTGTTGGGGAACAATCAACAAAAAGGCTTAATTGGTAATGCAATCGGCTCAATTTTAAAAGCACCTCGTAACAAAGATATTGACAGTTTTGTACATTCCACACCGTTTGCAAAATTAGATGTGCTTCCTGCAAGCCCAACACTTGGTTCTCTTGAGCATACACTTGAAAGTAAACATAAAATTTATAAATTACGTGATTCAATTCAAAGTCTAGTCGGACGATATGATCGTATTTATATAGACACACCACCTGCATTTAACTTTTTTACTTTGTCGGCTCTAATTGCCGCAGATAAAGTCTTGATTCCTTTTGATTGTGATGTCTTTTCAAAGCGCGCGTTACAAACATTGATTGAAAATGTTCTCGAAACGCAAGATGATCATAATGATCGCTTGGAAATTGAAGGGATTGTAGTAAATCAATTCCAATCCCAAGCAAAACTACCTCGGGAAGTGGTTCAACAATTAAAAGATGAGGGGTTACCCGTACTGAACAGTATGTTACCACCTTCAATTTTAATGAAAGAATCGCATCAGAAAAATTTACCTTTGGCTCATTTGGCACCAGAACATAAATTGACTCAGTCTTATGAGGCATTGTTTGGCGAAATTGAACCAAAACGATAA
- a CDS encoding porin: protein MTQGAYWVFACCSGFMLLQHAYAEDSEMSFVSQNSARLDVWSSDRDLSSLKNIGQASFWSNGTLKFNPAFKIHYDISIGDETDHTVNPDHVTKVNRNLRELYASYNWDQTFYLDFGRQIVVWGRADGINPTDNLSPRDYTRLVPDETDQRLGNDALKLTYIPESGTNKWTALWYPRSRSDVIPLRQVAGVQYEIDRKSRPAFAMRWDYSVDGLDIGASYFSGLDHMPDLSLQSLSPTGATLQLKNNPMSVYGVDFSYNHNDIVWRGEAAYTKTDSDGSEDITHKQNNLTVVMGPEWSLKNSTLSLVGVYKHTEDVRSADSLTDPLLREVYRYQQTISDQYQQNQYGAMLRYALNLLNDNLKLEVTGFYFAPKPNELLRVRINYNLNDHWQLNAGGDRFWGPNDTVFGQFKDNNLVYAQVRYNF, encoded by the coding sequence ATGACGCAAGGTGCCTATTGGGTATTTGCATGCTGCAGTGGCTTTATGCTACTGCAGCATGCTTATGCGGAAGACAGCGAAATGAGTTTTGTGAGCCAGAACTCAGCTAGGCTTGATGTGTGGTCATCTGATCGTGACTTAAGTTCGTTAAAAAACATTGGACAAGCAAGTTTCTGGTCCAATGGTACCCTCAAGTTTAACCCCGCGTTTAAGATCCATTACGACATTAGTATTGGTGATGAAACGGACCATACTGTAAACCCAGATCATGTGACTAAAGTGAATCGCAACTTACGTGAGTTGTATGCGTCTTATAACTGGGATCAGACCTTCTATCTCGACTTTGGCCGGCAGATTGTCGTCTGGGGGAGAGCTGATGGGATTAATCCAACAGACAATCTATCGCCGCGTGACTATACACGTCTAGTGCCTGATGAGACAGATCAGCGTCTTGGAAATGATGCACTCAAATTAACGTATATTCCTGAATCTGGAACCAACAAATGGACCGCATTGTGGTATCCGCGTAGCCGTTCAGATGTAATTCCACTACGTCAGGTTGCTGGTGTTCAATATGAAATAGATCGTAAGAGCCGTCCTGCCTTTGCCATGCGTTGGGATTATTCCGTAGATGGTCTAGATATAGGTGCATCGTATTTTTCAGGTTTAGATCACATGCCTGATCTGTCACTACAATCATTATCTCCGACAGGTGCAACATTACAGCTGAAAAATAATCCTATGTCTGTTTATGGTGTGGATTTCAGTTATAACCATAACGATATCGTGTGGCGAGGGGAAGCTGCGTATACAAAGACTGACTCGGATGGCAGTGAAGATATTACGCATAAGCAAAATAATTTAACTGTGGTCATGGGTCCAGAATGGTCATTAAAGAATTCCACGCTGAGTTTAGTAGGTGTCTACAAGCATACGGAAGATGTAAGGTCTGCCGATAGCTTAACAGATCCATTATTGAGAGAAGTTTATCGTTATCAGCAAACGATCAGTGATCAATATCAGCAGAATCAGTATGGAGCTATGCTGCGTTATGCGCTGAACCTACTGAATGACAACCTAAAGCTCGAGGTAACGGGATTCTATTTTGCACCGAAACCTAATGAATTATTAAGAGTACGTATTAATTATAACCTCAATGATCACTGGCAGTTGAATGCAGGTGGTGACCGTTTCTGGGGTCCAAATGATACGGTGTTTGGACAATTTAAAGATAACAATTTGGTGTACGCACAGGTTCGATACAATTTTTAA
- a CDS encoding SirB2 family protein, with amino-acid sequence MDAHLLTKIIHMTAVAAALMVFVLRASTLFIGVQGQQPNPAGRKALVALQHLSFTVVFITGAILLVMKNFQVQPWFYAKIILFLVLLSSLMKAFKKDDTILLAQRRAGLAISAIAFIAIIILVIVKPVFA; translated from the coding sequence ATGGATGCACATTTACTCACTAAAATTATTCATATGACTGCGGTAGCAGCTGCACTTATGGTATTTGTTTTACGCGCTTCTACACTTTTTATTGGTGTACAAGGCCAACAACCTAACCCAGCAGGGCGTAAAGCATTAGTTGCTTTACAGCATTTATCTTTTACTGTGGTTTTTATTACTGGTGCAATTTTACTGGTGATGAAGAACTTTCAAGTTCAACCATGGTTTTACGCTAAAATTATCCTGTTTTTAGTGCTGTTATCGTCATTGATGAAAGCGTTTAAAAAGGATGACACCATTTTGCTGGCTCAGCGTCGTGCAGGTTTAGCCATTAGTGCGATTGCATTTATTGCCATTATTATTTTGGTTATTGTGAAACCGGTTTTTGCTTAA
- a CDS encoding DedA family protein, translating to MELLDFILHVDQHLADFITNYGTWIYGILFLIIFVETGLVVMPFLPGDSLLFAAGALAASTGKMDPWLLGTLLFLAAVLGDTVNYHIGRFIGPRVFEMNSRLINKQHLTKTQEFFARHGGKTIIFARFIPFARTFAPFVAGAGSMNYKFFITYNLIGALGWVASFVTLGYLFGNMPVVKDNFTHLIFGIIIISILPGIIGFIREKLKNRKAKTNV from the coding sequence ATGGAACTTCTTGATTTTATTCTACACGTTGACCAGCATCTCGCCGATTTTATTACAAATTACGGGACCTGGATTTATGGCATTTTATTTTTAATTATTTTTGTCGAGACTGGTTTAGTGGTTATGCCATTTTTACCAGGTGACAGTTTATTATTTGCAGCAGGTGCTTTAGCTGCGTCTACAGGTAAGATGGATCCATGGTTGCTGGGTACGCTACTCTTCCTTGCAGCAGTTCTAGGCGACACAGTGAACTATCACATTGGCCGTTTTATCGGGCCACGTGTGTTTGAAATGAACTCGCGACTCATTAACAAACAGCATTTAACCAAAACTCAAGAATTCTTTGCCCGCCATGGTGGCAAAACAATTATCTTTGCTCGATTTATTCCATTTGCTCGTACCTTTGCCCCTTTTGTGGCAGGTGCCGGTAGTATGAATTATAAATTTTTCATCACCTACAACCTCATTGGTGCATTAGGTTGGGTTGCTTCTTTTGTAACGCTAGGCTATCTATTTGGAAATATGCCAGTGGTTAAAGACAACTTTACTCATCTTATTTTCGGCATCATTATTATTAGTATTCTACCGGGTATTATTGGATTTATCCGTGAAAAACTAAAGAATCGTAAAGCCAAAACAAACGTTTAA
- a CDS encoding alpha/beta fold hydrolase yields MDNLNNAKKDNFSQKTILVTGAAGFIGSRLIVELLREGHQVIAALRNAATKKNKLLGFIATQGLANPSISFVEYDLSRDFELGALLSDAQAKIHVVYHLAASFNWGIDKAEAHLTNVKSGLALIEWAATLKQLERFIWIGGYRMTIPPQESADELYRKYGGYEASKFLGHQAFIEACKRLNVPWTALHPATVIDGFYTYGDMQYIGIAEMIDKLYQGRLRVLPGGSDTFLPLCNMQYIVSFLIRTMFYSETIAQEYILLDPATPKFHHLIHLAAEYLGVSTPQLQLPKVLLEKLPEALLDSSKEQLAFISNEHYHVADTESMAAKMGIADLINISPYFSHWIDRLVLTRFGRMQVSTPNLFSYQNRYWTEIYTKQPVDSEKSSALFLHGIPFDSTCWSPIINRITYDQVAMMDLPGLGRSGSYEMLEDNNHQFIETASKLLAPNSVVIAHSLGCFFALNLAKKYPDKVARIILISPYFVQVQAAKMFRIQAVSNLIFRFVPKDVIAKDLHPDGQKNLSVGYAMDSLHRVSVSKHISEYMHHVNLPQQRAIQIALLNELRSKVEIIVGEKDPIVSTISSDIPVHIIAGAGHNPHITHVEAVYDYLTPVLTKYISTTAQLSDV; encoded by the coding sequence ATGGATAATTTAAATAACGCAAAAAAAGATAATTTTTCACAAAAGACCATATTAGTAACAGGTGCAGCAGGGTTTATTGGCAGCAGACTGATCGTTGAACTTTTACGTGAAGGTCATCAAGTGATTGCTGCACTGCGTAATGCTGCAACCAAGAAAAACAAATTGTTAGGCTTTATTGCAACACAAGGGTTGGCTAATCCATCTATTTCTTTTGTCGAATATGATTTGAGTCGAGACTTTGAGCTAGGCGCTCTACTCTCGGATGCTCAGGCCAAAATCCATGTTGTGTATCATCTTGCTGCATCATTTAATTGGGGTATTGATAAAGCTGAAGCTCATCTTACGAATGTCAAATCCGGTCTTGCTTTGATTGAATGGGCAGCGACATTGAAGCAGCTTGAGCGATTCATCTGGATCGGTGGGTATCGCATGACTATTCCACCGCAAGAATCGGCTGATGAGTTATATCGCAAATACGGTGGTTATGAAGCTTCGAAATTTTTGGGTCATCAAGCTTTCATTGAGGCCTGTAAGCGTTTAAATGTGCCATGGACTGCACTACATCCTGCAACCGTTATTGATGGTTTTTATACGTATGGCGATATGCAATATATTGGTATTGCCGAAATGATTGATAAGTTATATCAGGGGCGTCTACGGGTACTTCCTGGTGGAAGTGATACTTTCTTACCACTATGCAATATGCAGTATATCGTGAGCTTTCTAATTCGAACGATGTTTTATTCTGAAACCATTGCTCAAGAGTATATATTGCTTGATCCTGCGACACCGAAATTTCATCACTTAATTCATCTGGCTGCTGAGTATTTAGGCGTTAGCACACCACAATTACAACTACCTAAAGTTTTGCTCGAGAAATTGCCTGAGGCATTGCTTGATAGTTCTAAAGAGCAACTGGCCTTCATTTCTAATGAGCACTACCATGTCGCTGATACAGAGAGTATGGCCGCGAAGATGGGCATTGCAGACCTGATCAATATTAGTCCATATTTCTCTCATTGGATTGATCGTCTGGTGCTGACACGCTTTGGTCGTATGCAGGTATCGACACCGAATCTTTTTAGCTATCAAAATCGATACTGGACAGAAATTTATACGAAACAGCCGGTTGACTCGGAAAAATCGTCTGCATTATTTTTACATGGAATTCCATTCGATAGCACATGCTGGTCTCCAATCATCAATAGAATCACATATGATCAGGTCGCTATGATGGATTTGCCGGGGCTGGGCCGTTCAGGTAGTTATGAAATGTTGGAAGATAATAACCATCAGTTCATTGAGACCGCTTCAAAACTTTTAGCTCCAAACAGTGTTGTTATTGCACACTCATTAGGCTGTTTCTTTGCCTTGAATCTTGCAAAGAAATATCCAGATAAAGTTGCACGCATTATCCTTATATCGCCTTATTTTGTTCAGGTACAAGCCGCTAAAATGTTTAGAATACAAGCGGTATCCAATCTGATTTTCCGTTTTGTACCAAAAGATGTGATTGCTAAAGATTTACATCCAGATGGACAAAAAAATCTATCAGTGGGATATGCGATGGACTCATTACATCGTGTGTCGGTATCTAAGCATATTAGTGAATATATGCACCACGTTAATTTGCCACAGCAGCGTGCAATTCAGATCGCTTTGCTAAACGAGCTTCGATCTAAAGTTGAAATTATTGTGGGAGAAAAAGACCCAATTGTTAGCACAATCAGCTCTGATATTCCTGTACATATCATCGCTGGTGCAGGTCATAATCCACACATTACCCATGTAGAAGCGGTTTATGACTACCTCACACCAGTTCTGACAAAGTACATCAGCACTACAGCACAGCTTAGTGATGTCTGA
- a CDS encoding 4'-phosphopantetheinyl transferase superfamily protein, translating to MSDLAQVQVYICPVSRVPQDYLILSHYLNFLSPAEKLRYDQYHPHAARLFLISRVLTKSVLADQLGISPHKINIQLQPNGKPFIQGRKPVYFNLSHSADVIVLAVSEDGEIGVDVERVDREFDWMRVDSVLALSEIEWIQENEQIDPFGVYQRFFQIWTLKEAYIKCTGHGMSSHLKKLNFHVSPEHIQFSDSTKNSQNAEQYHFQSYIYDCNFIFSICLQQGQSLESFNLDFFQLLPCISQHQITPVPCTYH from the coding sequence ATGTCTGATCTAGCCCAAGTGCAGGTTTATATTTGCCCAGTTTCACGGGTGCCACAAGACTACTTGATCTTGAGTCATTATCTCAACTTTCTCAGCCCAGCAGAAAAGTTGAGATATGATCAATATCATCCTCATGCTGCACGTCTTTTCTTAATTTCTCGTGTCTTAACAAAATCAGTCTTAGCAGATCAGCTGGGTATTTCACCGCATAAGATCAACATTCAATTACAACCTAATGGCAAGCCTTTTATTCAAGGGCGTAAGCCTGTGTATTTTAATCTGAGTCACTCAGCGGATGTTATTGTCCTTGCTGTGTCTGAAGATGGAGAAATAGGAGTCGATGTTGAACGTGTAGATCGTGAGTTCGACTGGATGCGTGTCGATAGTGTGTTAGCCCTAAGTGAAATTGAATGGATTCAAGAAAATGAACAGATTGATCCATTTGGTGTATATCAGCGATTTTTTCAAATATGGACTTTAAAGGAAGCCTATATTAAATGTACGGGTCATGGGATGAGCAGTCATTTAAAGAAGCTCAACTTTCATGTGTCGCCTGAACATATACAGTTTTCAGATTCAACCAAGAATTCTCAAAATGCAGAGCAGTATCATTTTCAAAGTTATATTTATGATTGCAATTTTATCTTTTCTATATGCTTACAGCAGGGACAAAGCTTAGAAAGTTTTAACTTGGATTTTTTTCAATTATTACCTTGTATATCGCAGCATCAGATAACTCCAGTACCGTGTACATATCACTAG
- a CDS encoding outer membrane lipoprotein-sorting protein: protein MVTIEHAFLIPGDINKVFKYLANPGHDASWQLSCKHSELLDNTPRVGSKYEIGLSFAGRELAFKGEITHLVPNELYAFQVLEGPFIYKGTYHFKPHPEGTWIEWLFEAEPGGFFGVFPDALLKKMVLAQFKKDLINLQALAQKGGTYEAVSLQTQEIEQPLQEVEKLSQEIKQPSQEIEPLSQEIEPPSQEIEKPVQKSHPMMEQYARWILRHRRIVLTVVMLLTIALAYLASGVKIIIDPGALAPNGHPYITSTKLIEKKFGSKYMVVIGITPKQGDIYQPQVLEKVKRITEEVDNAPGVVRSTMMSLAARQAKGIMANSEGFEAKKLLPTSSVTQDDIDHLKKLLAMNPTYMNSVVSKDHRTAAILLELEESPEGFQKMMAPINKIVESEQSKDMTLSVGGNPVYLDKAEDYSKRINILFPIAVLVIGLLHFEAFRSKQGLILPLVTALLSVAWGMGMMGLFKQPMDIFNSPTPILILAIAAGHAVQLLKRYYEDFDRLIAQGMEPKAANSEAVVQSLVRVGPVMILAGGIAAAGFFSLLTFNIPTIRSFGIFTGIGIISTLVIEMTFIPALRSMLPPPSATKVKRKGLPIWDWIPSRIGDAILSVRPRMILMTAIAAVGVFLAIGTSRIVVDNDSRNFFSRDLPMQQDDRFLNQSLGGTNSLYIMVDTKVRDGIENPEILKAIDNTEKFANSIPEVGKTISIVDYIKRMNQAMNADQPQAFQVPATKDVVAQYLLLYSMSGEPTDFDSYIDTTQRYAKITILMKTGSNHRIKEILESLKTYMAGQLGDKAVMSFGGDVTQTIALTETMVHGKLMNILQISFAVFFISALVFRSVSAGMIVLTPLLFSILAIFGVMGWLNIPLNIPNSLISAMAVGIGADYAIYFLYRLREILRDEEGDIKDAIRKTLSTAGKASLFVATAVAGGYGVLALSQGFHVHQWLAMFIVIAMLFSVFATLIMVPTMILILKPRFIFPSNKKNISVAQTVVTSLLLGTALTMSMPKTSYADEVQDIVSRSDDASKFLSSTASAKFILTSKNGEQRVRLTKNMTKLAGNTQNNMRLTEFISPADVQGTTTLLIENAKGSDSMFVYLPALKKVRRLASANKGDAFIGTDFSYGDVLGYKLSDWKYTKLADGKFNGKDCYMIEATPINNTVKSDFGYSKRRMCIMKDNFVTATIDIWDTAGKPLKHIEFTDIRAYGKVKPRWQAMKSMAKNLQTQHMTQVIVNDFVAEKTLSDKLFSPQSLEK, encoded by the coding sequence ATGGTGACCATAGAACATGCTTTCCTCATACCGGGCGATATTAATAAGGTTTTTAAATATCTTGCAAACCCGGGTCATGATGCAAGCTGGCAATTGTCATGTAAACATTCTGAGCTACTAGACAATACTCCGCGTGTGGGTAGTAAGTATGAAATCGGTTTGAGCTTTGCTGGTCGTGAGTTGGCCTTTAAAGGTGAAATTACACATCTGGTACCGAACGAATTGTATGCCTTTCAAGTGCTAGAAGGGCCCTTCATTTATAAGGGTACTTACCACTTCAAACCACATCCTGAAGGCACATGGATTGAGTGGCTCTTTGAGGCAGAACCAGGCGGTTTTTTTGGTGTATTTCCCGATGCACTGCTAAAAAAGATGGTTCTTGCCCAGTTCAAGAAAGATCTTATTAATCTCCAAGCACTGGCTCAGAAGGGTGGAACCTATGAGGCAGTGAGTCTGCAAACGCAAGAGATCGAACAACCATTGCAAGAAGTTGAAAAGCTATCGCAGGAGATCAAACAACCATCACAGGAGATTGAACCACTATCGCAAGAGATCGAACCACCATCACAAGAGATCGAAAAACCAGTTCAAAAGAGCCATCCAATGATGGAGCAATATGCGCGATGGATTCTTAGACATCGCCGTATTGTACTGACTGTAGTCATGCTCTTGACGATTGCGCTGGCATATCTTGCATCTGGCGTAAAAATTATTATTGATCCGGGTGCACTTGCACCGAATGGGCATCCTTATATCACCTCGACCAAGCTGATCGAAAAAAAATTCGGTTCCAAATATATGGTCGTGATCGGTATTACACCGAAGCAAGGTGATATTTATCAGCCGCAAGTTTTGGAAAAAGTTAAACGTATTACCGAAGAAGTTGACAATGCGCCAGGTGTGGTTCGTTCCACTATGATGAGTCTGGCTGCGCGTCAAGCGAAAGGGATTATGGCTAACTCGGAAGGGTTTGAAGCCAAGAAGCTGTTGCCGACCAGTTCTGTCACTCAAGATGATATTGATCACTTGAAAAAACTGTTGGCAATGAACCCAACCTATATGAATTCGGTGGTATCTAAAGATCACAGAACTGCTGCGATTTTGCTTGAGCTTGAGGAAAGTCCAGAAGGCTTTCAGAAAATGATGGCTCCAATCAACAAAATTGTAGAGAGCGAACAATCTAAAGATATGACCCTCAGTGTTGGTGGTAATCCTGTCTATTTAGATAAAGCTGAAGATTACTCTAAGCGTATCAATATCTTGTTCCCGATTGCCGTATTGGTCATTGGTTTATTGCACTTTGAAGCATTTCGTAGCAAGCAAGGTTTGATCCTGCCATTAGTGACAGCTCTACTGTCTGTGGCATGGGGTATGGGCATGATGGGCCTATTCAAACAGCCGATGGATATTTTTAACTCTCCTACACCTATTCTGATTTTAGCCATTGCAGCAGGGCACGCCGTGCAGTTGCTCAAACGCTACTATGAAGACTTTGATCGTCTGATTGCTCAAGGTATGGAGCCTAAAGCTGCCAATAGTGAAGCTGTGGTTCAGTCTTTGGTTCGTGTTGGTCCGGTTATGATATTGGCTGGTGGAATTGCAGCAGCAGGTTTCTTCTCTCTGTTGACCTTTAACATTCCGACTATTCGTTCATTTGGTATTTTTACAGGAATCGGGATCATCAGCACGCTGGTGATTGAAATGACGTTCATCCCGGCACTGCGCTCAATGTTGCCACCACCTTCGGCGACCAAGGTTAAGCGTAAAGGGTTACCGATTTGGGATTGGATCCCAAGCCGTATTGGTGACGCCATTTTATCAGTTCGTCCGCGAATGATATTAATGACTGCAATTGCGGCAGTGGGTGTGTTTCTTGCTATCGGCACCAGCCGTATTGTGGTGGATAACGATAGCCGGAACTTCTTCTCGCGCGATCTACCAATGCAGCAGGATGACAGATTCTTGAATCAGTCTCTTGGTGGCACAAACAGCCTTTACATTATGGTCGATACGAAGGTTCGCGATGGTATTGAAAACCCTGAAATTCTAAAAGCGATTGATAATACAGAGAAGTTCGCCAACTCAATTCCAGAGGTCGGTAAAACCATCTCTATCGTGGACTATATCAAACGCATGAATCAGGCAATGAATGCTGATCAGCCGCAGGCATTTCAGGTTCCTGCAACCAAAGATGTTGTTGCTCAGTATCTGCTGTTGTATTCAATGTCTGGTGAACCGACCGATTTTGATTCATACATTGATACTACTCAACGATATGCCAAGATCACAATCCTGATGAAAACGGGCAGTAATCATCGCATCAAAGAAATTCTTGAGTCGCTAAAAACATATATGGCGGGACAATTGGGCGATAAGGCTGTCATGAGTTTTGGTGGGGATGTGACCCAGACCATTGCTTTAACTGAAACAATGGTTCACGGCAAACTCATGAACATATTACAGATTTCATTTGCCGTATTCTTTATTTCAGCGCTGGTCTTCCGTTCGGTTTCAGCGGGAATGATAGTCCTGACACCACTTTTATTCTCAATTCTTGCGATCTTTGGTGTGATGGGCTGGCTCAACATTCCGCTCAATATTCCAAATTCCTTGATCTCAGCCATGGCTGTGGGTATTGGCGCAGACTATGCCATTTACTTCCTCTATCGCTTGCGTGAAATCTTGCGCGATGAAGAGGGTGATATCAAAGATGCTATTCGTAAAACTTTAAGTACTGCTGGTAAGGCTTCTCTTTTTGTCGCGACTGCTGTTGCTGGTGGTTATGGTGTGCTGGCCTTATCGCAAGGCTTCCATGTACATCAATGGCTAGCGATGTTTATTGTGATTGCGATGCTTTTCAGTGTATTTGCAACTTTAATTATGGTGCCTACAATGATTCTAATATTGAAACCTCGTTTTATTTTTCCCTCAAACAAGAAGAACATTTCCGTTGCACAAACTGTCGTGACTAGCCTTTTGTTGGGTACGGCACTCACCATGTCAATGCCTAAAACATCTTATGCAGATGAAGTTCAAGACATTGTGAGCCGTAGTGATGATGCCTCTAAATTTTTGTCTTCAACTGCGAGTGCCAAATTTATTTTGACTTCTAAAAATGGCGAGCAACGTGTACGTCTGACTAAAAACATGACGAAGCTGGCTGGAAATACCCAGAACAATATGCGTTTGACCGAATTCATCTCACCTGCCGATGTACAAGGAACCACAACGCTATTAATCGAGAATGCAAAAGGCAGTGATAGCATGTTTGTCTATTTGCCTGCATTGAAAAAAGTACGCCGTCTTGCATCGGCGAATAAAGGTGATGCTTTTATTGGTACGGACTTCAGTTATGGTGATGTACTGGGCTATAAGCTAAGTGACTGGAAATACACGAAACTGGCAGATGGCAAATTTAATGGCAAAGATTGCTACATGATTGAAGCAACACCGATCAATAATACGGTGAAGAGTGACTTTGGTTATAGCAAACGTCGTATGTGCATAATGAAAGACAACTTTGTTACAGCAACTATCGACATTTGGGATACCGCAGGTAAGCCATTAAAGCATATTGAGTTCACGGATATTCGCGCTTATGGCAAGGTGAAACCAAGATGGCAGGCCATGAAGTCTATGGCAAAAAATTTGCAAACTCAGCATATGACACAAGTGATCGTCAACGATTTTGTCGCGGAGAAAACCTTATCTGATAAGCTGTTCTCACCGCAGAGTCTTGAAAAATGA
- a CDS encoding BolA family transcriptional regulator, with translation MSLEQQLIERLQTLAPSHLEVINESAGHGGYFPGKESHFKVIIVSDEFNGLRLVQRHQKVYALASDLMNPGQIHALAIHAYLPSEWQGQAPASPECAHAPKS, from the coding sequence ATGAGCCTTGAACAACAGTTAATTGAACGGTTACAAACCCTTGCACCTAGCCATCTAGAAGTTATTAATGAATCTGCTGGTCACGGCGGTTATTTTCCAGGTAAAGAATCTCATTTTAAAGTGATTATAGTGAGTGACGAATTCAACGGATTACGTTTGGTTCAACGTCATCAAAAAGTTTATGCCTTGGCTTCTGATTTAATGAATCCGGGACAAATCCATGCTTTAGCTATCCACGCCTATTTGCCAAGTGAGTGGCAAGGTCAAGCGCCTGCGAGTCCAGAATGTGCACATGCACCTAAAAGCTAA
- a CDS encoding LysE family transporter encodes MIESWFFVLAMLAVLLIPGPTNALLATAAHSQGLSKTFWLIPMEWLGYAYGISFWAVFIHLAAPVWPALLLILHITSVLYVFWMAFRLWKTTHLQQFSQNHRNIRPRQLFFSTLKNPKSLLFAAGIFPAETWNSPENFLMVFGAFTLTLIPAASFWMIFGRALLTGSMKKIKADHLYKGSAMLLILCMLPVVFRFF; translated from the coding sequence ATGATTGAAAGCTGGTTTTTTGTATTAGCAATGTTGGCTGTTTTGCTTATCCCGGGGCCGACTAACGCATTACTTGCAACCGCAGCTCACTCACAAGGTTTATCTAAAACATTCTGGCTTATTCCAATGGAATGGTTGGGTTACGCCTACGGCATAAGTTTTTGGGCCGTGTTCATCCATTTGGCTGCTCCGGTTTGGCCTGCGTTACTGCTTATTTTGCATATCACTAGCGTGTTATATGTGTTCTGGATGGCATTTCGTTTATGGAAAACCACACACTTACAACAATTTAGTCAAAACCACCGTAATATTCGTCCACGCCAACTTTTCTTCTCAACCTTAAAAAATCCAAAATCTTTACTTTTTGCAGCCGGTATTTTCCCAGCCGAAACATGGAATTCACCTGAGAACTTTCTCATGGTATTTGGAGCATTTACATTGACGCTCATTCCAGCAGCAAGTTTCTGGATGATTTTTGGACGTGCTTTATTAACAGGTTCAATGAAAAAAATAAAAGCCGATCATTTGTATAAAGGATCGGCCATGTTGCTGATTTTATGTATGCTTCCGGTGGTCTTTCGTTTCTTCTAA